A stretch of DNA from Sphingomonas sp. SORGH_AS_0879:
ACCAGCGCTCCGCTTGCGCGATTGGACCTATCATGGATCAGGCGCCTGCGGCCGACACCCCCGCCAGCCCGACCGCCGCCCGCAGCCGCTGGCGGCGATGGGCGTTGCGCGTCCTGATCGGCTTCGTCACCGTCATCGCCGCGATCTGGCTGGTGCTGTTCATCACCAAGGGGCGGTTCCTGCGCCATCCCTTCGAGTCGATCGTCGGAAAGCTGACCCACCGGACGGTCAGCGTCGGCGGCGACTTCCAGCTCTATTTCGCGCCGTGGCGGATCAAGTTCGTCGCCGAGAAGATCGCGATCTCCAACCCCGGCTGGGCCAGCCGCCCGAACCTGTTCACCGCCGACCGGATCGATTCGCGGATCGCGCCGCTGTCGCTGCTGTTCGGAAAACGGCGCTTCACCTGGCTGGAACTCACGAACGGCGCGGTCGACCTGGAGTGGACGCCGGACCACCGGACCAACACATGGACGTTCAGCGAGAAGAAGGGTGGCAAGCCGCTGGAATTCCCGCGAATCGATACGGCCGATGTGACCGGCACCACGGTCCGCTATCGCGATCCCCGGTTGCGGGTGACGGCGGATCTGGCGCTGGACGACATCCGGTCGCAGGACGCGCGGATCGGCAAGGCGGTGGGGGTTCGCGGCAAGGGCGTGATCCGGGCCACGCCCTTCACCCTGACCGCCCGGCTTCTGTCGCCCGACGCCACCGCCAATCGCGGCAGGAACGCGCTGATCGCCCGGATGCGCGCGGCGGGCAATGTGGTCGACGTGTCGGGCACCCTGCCCTCGATCGCCGCGATCGAGAATGTCCCGCTGAAGACGCGGGCGCGGGGCAGGGATCTGTCGACGCTGCTCGACGTGATCGGCGTCGTCATCCCGCGCACCCGCACCTATGACTTGCGCGCGCAACTGGTGAAGGATGGCGAGGTCTATCGCTTCACCCGGATGACCGGCCATTTCGGGGACAGCGATGTGGCGGGCAAGCTGACCGTCACCAATGGCGAGCGGCTGCATCTCGATTCGGAACTGGCGACGACCAAGCTCGACATCATCGATGCCGCACCCTTCATCGGTTACAATCCCGACATCGTCGCGAGCAAGGGCGCGCAGGCCGCCGCCGCCGCGACCGGGGTGGGGCCGCAAATGCTGCTGCCCGACGCCGCGCTGCCGATCGCGACGATGCAGCGATTCGATGCCGATCTGAAATGGACGATCCGCACCGTGCGGTCGCGCCGGGTGCCGATCTCCAATGTCGACCTGACGCTGGAGTTGGAACGTGGCAAGCTGACCCTCTCGCCGCTGCGCTTCGCAATGGCGCGGGGCGATGTGGCGTCGGACCTGATCTTCGACACGCGGCCCCGGCCCAGCCGGATCACTTACGATATCCGCCTGTCGCCGACGCCGCTTGGCCGGTTGCTTGCCGGATGGGGCGTGGCGGAAGCGGGGACGACGGGCACGGTCAAGGGCCGTATCCAGTTGGAGGGGCGCGGCGACACCATCCATGATTCGCTGGCCGGTGCGAATGGCCGCATGGCCTTCATCCTGCCCGCCGGGTCGCTATGGACCCGCAACGCGCAATTGGCCGAACTGGACCTGGGCACCTTCGTCCAGAAGATGTTCGAGGAACGGCTCAAGGAGCCGGTCCGGATCAATTGCGGGCTGATCGCCTTCACGGTGCGCGGCGGGGTGGCGGCGGCGGACCCGATCCTGATCGACACGTCGAAGAACGTCATCATCGGGCGCGGCGGCTTCAGCTTCCGCAACGAGGCGATCGACCTGGCCATCCGCGCCGACGCCAAGAAGTTCAGCCTGTTCTCCGGCCAGTCGCCGGTCGGGCTGACCGGCCATTTCGTCTCACCCGCCATCCAGCCGATCAGCGGCGACCTGCTCGCCCGCGCCGGGGCCGGGCTGGGGCTGGCGGTGGTGGCGACGCCGCTGGCCGGGGTGCTGGCGTTCGTCGATGTCGGCGACGCCAAGGCGGCAGCGTGCGGCCCGGTCTTGTCGGGCGCGCGAGCGGGTGCGCAGCGGACGACCAAGGGCGACAAGCGCGACGATGTCGGGCGGGGCACGACCGCCAAGGACGAAAAGGGACGCGGCAATCCCGGCGAAGCCAAGGCACAGCGGAAGAAATTTTTGGGGATTTTCTGAGGTCACGCGCCATTCGGCACCACATGGGCACGGTCGCCCGATAGCCGGGACTAACGCGCGCCGGGGGCTGACGCCTGGAGCCTCTCGATGATCGCCGACACACCCCGCTCTATGCCTTGCCCGATCCGCGCTTTCGCGAAAGCAGGAACCATGATCCGGCTCATCACCTGCTGGCAGAACGCATCCGGCAATCGCTGTTCCAGTCCGATGCCAACGGCAATTCTGGCTTTCCTGTCATTCGCCGC
This window harbors:
- a CDS encoding AsmA family protein, with the protein product MDQAPAADTPASPTAARSRWRRWALRVLIGFVTVIAAIWLVLFITKGRFLRHPFESIVGKLTHRTVSVGGDFQLYFAPWRIKFVAEKIAISNPGWASRPNLFTADRIDSRIAPLSLLFGKRRFTWLELTNGAVDLEWTPDHRTNTWTFSEKKGGKPLEFPRIDTADVTGTTVRYRDPRLRVTADLALDDIRSQDARIGKAVGVRGKGVIRATPFTLTARLLSPDATANRGRNALIARMRAAGNVVDVSGTLPSIAAIENVPLKTRARGRDLSTLLDVIGVVIPRTRTYDLRAQLVKDGEVYRFTRMTGHFGDSDVAGKLTVTNGERLHLDSELATTKLDIIDAAPFIGYNPDIVASKGAQAAAAATGVGPQMLLPDAALPIATMQRFDADLKWTIRTVRSRRVPISNVDLTLELERGKLTLSPLRFAMARGDVASDLIFDTRPRPSRITYDIRLSPTPLGRLLAGWGVAEAGTTGTVKGRIQLEGRGDTIHDSLAGANGRMAFILPAGSLWTRNAQLAELDLGTFVQKMFEERLKEPVRINCGLIAFTVRGGVAAADPILIDTSKNVIIGRGGFSFRNEAIDLAIRADAKKFSLFSGQSPVGLTGHFVSPAIQPISGDLLARAGAGLGLAVVATPLAGVLAFVDVGDAKAAACGPVLSGARAGAQRTTKGDKRDDVGRGTTAKDEKGRGNPGEAKAQRKKFLGIF